The following coding sequences are from one Paenibacillus sp. FSL R5-0912 window:
- a CDS encoding 5-(carboxyamino)imidazole ribonucleotide synthase, whose protein sequence is MERRDEAAAGAVEASGAGTSRTLLPGATIGVLGGGQLGRMMALSGSAMGYRFVALDPAPDAPCGQVTPQIIAAYNDRDAARELAQRADVITYEFENVDAGVAALLTEESYVPQGSALLYTTQHRLREKAAIIAAGVPVAPYRKVGSLAELEAAAADLGLPCVLKTATGGYDGKGQAVIRRPEELAAAFRQVAPGAAAPAPQASGAAASPDSPGAAEAEDAAEATAHAPELVLEKFIAFKCEISVIAARSPAGEVKSFPPAENIHVDNILHLSIVPARVPEEIQRRACELAEQIVSGMDAVGLLAVEMFVTEDGELFVNELAPRPHNSGHYTMDACVTSQFEQHVRAICNLPLGDTTLLTPVVMVNVLGQHLEGAIQAACTADEGTNRLGVSPKLHIYGKTESKTGRKMGHINLLCKDTGDGLSWVEQTNLWRN, encoded by the coding sequence ATGGAGCGCCGGGATGAGGCAGCCGCTGGTGCTGTTGAAGCATCAGGGGCGGGAACGTCCCGGACGCTGCTGCCCGGCGCGACGATCGGCGTGCTCGGCGGCGGGCAGCTCGGGCGTATGATGGCGCTCTCCGGCAGCGCCATGGGGTACCGCTTCGTGGCGCTGGACCCCGCGCCGGATGCGCCCTGCGGGCAGGTTACGCCGCAGATTATTGCGGCGTACAACGACCGGGACGCGGCGCGTGAGCTGGCGCAGCGCGCGGACGTGATCACGTACGAGTTCGAGAACGTCGACGCGGGCGTAGCCGCGCTGCTGACGGAGGAATCGTACGTGCCGCAGGGCAGCGCGCTGCTGTATACGACGCAGCACCGGCTGCGCGAGAAGGCGGCGATCATCGCTGCGGGCGTGCCCGTTGCCCCGTACCGCAAGGTCGGCAGCCTGGCGGAGCTTGAGGCCGCGGCTGCCGACCTGGGCCTGCCCTGTGTGCTGAAGACAGCCACAGGGGGGTATGACGGCAAGGGACAAGCCGTCATCCGCCGGCCGGAAGAGCTTGCAGCAGCGTTCCGGCAGGTAGCGCCGGGAGCGGCGGCTCCAGCACCGCAAGCAAGCGGGGCAGCGGCTTCGCCCGACTCGCCGGGAGCGGCTGAAGCGGAAGACGCTGCCGAGGCCACGGCACACGCACCCGAGCTGGTGCTGGAGAAATTTATCGCCTTCAAATGCGAAATTTCGGTCATTGCCGCCCGGAGCCCAGCGGGTGAAGTTAAGAGCTTCCCGCCCGCAGAGAACATCCACGTGGACAATATCCTGCATCTCTCGATTGTGCCCGCAAGGGTGCCGGAGGAGATTCAGCGCCGGGCCTGCGAGCTGGCCGAGCAGATTGTCTCCGGCATGGATGCCGTCGGACTGCTGGCTGTGGAGATGTTCGTGACGGAGGACGGAGAGCTGTTCGTCAACGAGCTGGCTCCGCGCCCGCATAATTCCGGGCATTATACAATGGATGCCTGCGTAACCTCACAGTTCGAGCAGCATGTGCGGGCGATCTGCAATCTGCCGCTGGGTGACACTACGCTGCTTACGCCTGTAGTTATGGTGAATGTGCTCGGCCAGCATCTGGAGGGTGCCATTCAGGCGGCCTGCACTGCGGATGAAGGAACAAACCGGCTTGGGGTATCCCCTAAGCTTCATATATATGGCAAGACTGAGAGCAAGACTGGCCGCAAAATGGGCCATATCAACCTGCTCTGTAAGGACACCGGAGACGGCCTGTCCTGGGTAGAGCAAACTAACCTTTGGAGGAACTGA
- the purM gene encoding phosphoribosylformylglycinamidine cyclo-ligase, with product MSEAYKNAGVDIAAGNEAVERMKKHVKRTYRPEVMTELGGFGALFGLNKDKYEEPVLVSGTDGVGTKLKIAFAADRHDTIGIDAVAMCVNDIVVQGAEPLFFLDYLACDKVVPEKIEAIVAGIAEGCHQAGCALIGGETAEMPGMYSAGEYDIAGFTVGVADKAKLVTGANIAAGDTVIGLASSGIHSNGFSLVRKLLLEEGGYGLNDVVPELGAPLVDVLLAPTKIYVKPLLALLEQLPVKGMAHITGGGFIENIPRVLPENVNVEINYGSWPIQPVFALMQSKGKVSNRDMFTTFNMGIGLVLVVAEADGARALELLKASGEEAYRIGTVTEGECKVTFTGAEV from the coding sequence GTGTCGGAAGCTTATAAAAACGCCGGAGTGGATATTGCGGCTGGCAATGAAGCGGTAGAACGCATGAAGAAGCATGTGAAGCGCACCTACCGTCCTGAAGTGATGACGGAGCTGGGCGGATTCGGCGCATTGTTTGGCCTGAATAAGGACAAATACGAAGAGCCGGTCCTCGTATCGGGAACGGACGGCGTGGGCACGAAGCTCAAAATCGCGTTCGCAGCGGACCGCCACGACACAATTGGCATCGATGCTGTAGCCATGTGTGTAAATGATATCGTAGTCCAGGGCGCAGAGCCGCTGTTCTTCCTCGACTATCTGGCCTGCGACAAGGTAGTGCCGGAGAAGATTGAGGCGATCGTTGCCGGAATCGCCGAAGGCTGCCATCAGGCAGGCTGCGCCTTGATTGGCGGAGAGACTGCGGAGATGCCGGGCATGTACTCGGCCGGTGAGTATGATATCGCCGGATTTACCGTAGGGGTTGCTGACAAAGCGAAGCTGGTAACGGGAGCAAACATTGCAGCTGGAGACACTGTAATTGGTCTGGCATCAAGCGGCATTCACAGCAACGGATTCTCGCTGGTGCGCAAGCTTTTGCTGGAGGAGGGCGGCTACGGATTGAACGATGTAGTGCCTGAACTCGGCGCTCCACTCGTGGACGTTCTGCTGGCTCCAACCAAAATCTATGTGAAGCCGCTGCTGGCCCTGCTGGAACAGCTTCCGGTTAAAGGCATGGCTCACATTACCGGAGGCGGGTTTATCGAGAATATCCCGCGTGTACTGCCTGAGAATGTAAATGTAGAGATTAACTACGGCTCTTGGCCGATTCAGCCAGTCTTTGCTTTGATGCAGAGCAAAGGCAAGGTAAGCAACCGCGATATGTTTACCACTTTCAATATGGGCATCGGCCTTGTACTGGTGGTAGCTGAAGCGGACGGAGCGCGCGCGCTCGAGCTGCTGAAGGCCAGCGGGGAAGAAGCTTATCGTATCGGCACTGTAACAGAAGGTGAATGCAAGGTTACCTTCACGGGGGCTGAAGTCTGA
- the purQ gene encoding phosphoribosylformylglycinamidine synthase subunit PurQ encodes MKFAVLVFPGSNCDIDCYKAVEDSLGEPVDYVWHTATDLSAYDCILVPGGFSYGDYLRCGAISRFAPVMAEVAKAAEQGKFVLGICNGFQILTEAGLLPGALRRNMSMKFRCHDTVLKVVNNTTPFTIDYAKDEEIVIPIAHGEGNYYCDEETLAELKANNQIVFTYSDNPNGSVADIAGVSNVAGNVVGMMPHPERAANSLLGSEDGKRMFTSILTTWRDRYDAASIR; translated from the coding sequence ATGAAATTTGCTGTACTTGTCTTTCCAGGCTCCAATTGCGACATTGACTGCTACAAAGCAGTAGAAGACAGCCTCGGTGAACCAGTAGATTATGTGTGGCATACGGCGACGGATCTGTCGGCTTATGACTGCATTCTCGTGCCGGGCGGTTTCTCTTATGGTGACTATCTGCGCTGCGGCGCAATTTCCCGGTTCGCTCCGGTCATGGCTGAAGTGGCCAAGGCTGCGGAGCAGGGTAAATTCGTGCTCGGCATCTGCAACGGGTTCCAAATCCTGACCGAAGCGGGCCTCTTGCCAGGCGCTCTGCGCCGCAACATGTCGATGAAGTTCCGCTGTCATGACACGGTGCTTAAGGTCGTGAATAACACAACCCCGTTTACTATTGACTATGCGAAGGATGAAGAGATCGTCATTCCGATCGCGCATGGTGAAGGCAATTACTACTGCGATGAAGAGACTTTGGCTGAGCTTAAGGCTAATAACCAGATCGTGTTCACATACAGCGACAATCCGAACGGTTCAGTCGCTGATATTGCCGGAGTCAGCAATGTGGCGGGTAATGTGGTTGGTATGATGCCTCACCCGGAACGCGCAGCGAACAGCCTGCTTGGTTCGGAAGACGGCAAACGGATGTTCACATCCATTCTTACAACATGGAGGGATCGTTATGACGCAGCAAGTATCCGCTAA
- the purL gene encoding phosphoribosylformylglycinamidine synthase subunit PurL → MTQQVSAKEPTAEQIAEQKIYSQFGVSDSEYELITSFMGRKPNYTEIGVFSVMWSEHCAYKNSKPLLGRFPTSGPKVLMGPGEGAGIVDIGDNQAVVFKIESHNHPSAVEPYQGAATGVGGIIRDIFSMGARPVALLNSLRFGKLESDRVKYLFEHVVSGIAGYGNCIGIPTVGGEIMFDDSYDGNPLVNAMCVGLIDHDKIQRGVAKGVGNPVFYVGPPTGRDGIHGATFASVELSEESEAKRTAVQVGDPFMEKLVMESCLELIDSGIVLGIQDMGAAGLTCSSAEMASKAGNGLELYLDQVPQREDGMTPYEMMLSESQERMLFVVEPKDEAQAQEIFDRWGVICRKVGKVTDDGRLKLFHHGEVVGDMPVTALVDECPIYNKPSAVPAYYEENAAVDTLRYDEVTDLGGALRTVLGSPTVASKAWVYNQYDYMVRTSTAVRPGSDAAVVTIHGTRKALAMTTDCNGRYVYLDPEVGGRIAVSEAARNIVCSGAQPLAITDNLNFGSPEKPEIFWQMERAVDGMAEACRVLDTPVIGGNVSLYNENASGAIYPTPVVGMVGLVEDTDHITTQAFKQEGDSILLLGVTKAELGGSEFQYAVHGLTEGRPPELDLATERKLLDAVLAAIRSGLVRSAHDLSEGGLAGALAESCISGTIGANIELSASGLRRDVALFSESQSRIILTSAPSRAEELQAAVAAYGVPVEIIGTVGGDRLRIALDGAAALDEAVTELKTIWEDAIPCLMK, encoded by the coding sequence ATGACGCAGCAAGTATCCGCTAAGGAGCCGACCGCAGAGCAAATCGCGGAGCAGAAAATCTACAGTCAGTTCGGTGTATCGGACAGCGAATATGAGCTCATTACCTCCTTCATGGGACGTAAGCCTAACTATACGGAGATCGGCGTGTTCAGTGTGATGTGGTCCGAGCACTGTGCCTATAAGAACTCGAAGCCGCTGCTGGGCCGTTTCCCGACAAGTGGACCGAAGGTACTGATGGGGCCGGGCGAAGGCGCGGGGATCGTCGATATCGGAGACAACCAGGCGGTGGTCTTCAAAATCGAAAGCCACAACCATCCATCAGCAGTTGAGCCTTATCAGGGCGCGGCGACCGGGGTGGGCGGGATTATCCGCGATATTTTCTCCATGGGCGCAAGACCGGTGGCGCTGCTGAATTCCCTGCGTTTCGGGAAGCTTGAGAGCGACCGGGTAAAGTATCTGTTCGAGCATGTTGTATCCGGGATCGCAGGCTACGGCAACTGTATCGGCATCCCTACCGTCGGCGGGGAAATTATGTTTGATGACAGCTATGACGGCAACCCGCTCGTCAACGCGATGTGTGTAGGACTGATTGATCATGATAAAATCCAGCGCGGTGTCGCCAAAGGTGTAGGCAACCCTGTGTTCTACGTGGGTCCTCCTACCGGCCGTGACGGGATTCACGGTGCGACCTTCGCCTCGGTTGAGCTCAGTGAAGAGTCCGAAGCGAAACGTACGGCGGTACAGGTCGGTGATCCATTCATGGAGAAGCTGGTTATGGAATCTTGCCTGGAGCTGATCGACAGCGGGATCGTACTCGGAATTCAGGATATGGGCGCAGCCGGTCTTACCTGCTCCAGTGCGGAAATGGCGAGCAAAGCGGGCAACGGTCTGGAGCTGTATCTGGATCAGGTGCCGCAGCGCGAAGATGGCATGACCCCTTATGAAATGATGCTCTCGGAATCCCAGGAGCGGATGCTGTTCGTGGTTGAGCCTAAGGATGAAGCTCAGGCGCAGGAAATCTTCGACCGCTGGGGCGTGATTTGCCGCAAAGTGGGTAAGGTTACTGACGATGGCCGCCTGAAGCTGTTCCATCACGGTGAAGTGGTCGGCGACATGCCGGTAACAGCTCTGGTCGATGAATGTCCGATTTATAACAAACCATCGGCAGTTCCTGCTTACTATGAGGAGAATGCTGCGGTGGATACGCTTCGCTATGATGAAGTCACCGATCTGGGCGGAGCCCTGCGCACCGTACTGGGATCACCTACAGTAGCCAGCAAAGCATGGGTATACAACCAATATGATTATATGGTGCGGACCAGCACGGCCGTTCGTCCGGGTTCCGATGCAGCGGTGGTAACGATCCACGGCACACGCAAAGCTCTGGCGATGACTACGGACTGTAACGGACGTTATGTCTATCTCGATCCTGAAGTGGGCGGGCGTATTGCTGTCAGCGAAGCCGCACGTAATATTGTCTGCTCCGGTGCCCAGCCGCTAGCGATTACGGACAACCTGAATTTCGGCAGTCCGGAGAAGCCGGAAATCTTCTGGCAGATGGAACGTGCGGTAGACGGTATGGCTGAAGCCTGCCGTGTGCTTGATACCCCTGTAATTGGCGGTAACGTCAGTCTCTACAATGAAAATGCTTCAGGAGCTATCTATCCGACACCGGTTGTCGGCATGGTGGGATTAGTTGAAGATACCGATCATATTACCACTCAGGCCTTCAAGCAGGAAGGCGATTCGATTCTGTTGCTTGGTGTTACGAAGGCAGAGCTAGGCGGCAGTGAATTTCAGTATGCTGTTCACGGCCTGACCGAAGGACGTCCGCCAGAACTCGATCTGGCAACGGAACGCAAACTGCTGGATGCCGTACTTGCTGCGATCCGCAGCGGGCTTGTCCGCTCGGCGCATGACCTGTCCGAAGGCGGCCTGGCCGGAGCACTGGCAGAGAGCTGCATCAGCGGCACCATTGGAGCGAATATTGAGCTGTCCGCCAGCGGATTGCGCCGTGATGTGGCGCTGTTCAGCGAGAGCCAATCCCGGATTATTCTGACTTCTGCGCCTAGCCGTGCGGAAGAATTACAAGCAGCGGTTGCCGCCTACGGCGTACCGGTCGAAATCATTGGAACTGTTGGCGGAGACCGCCTGCGTATTGCATTGGACGGAGCGGCAGCACTGGATGAAGCCGTTACTGAACTCAAGACCATTTGGGAGGATGCTATTCCATGTCTTATGAAATAA
- a CDS encoding phosphoribosylaminoimidazolesuccinocarboxamide synthase produces MTSTAVSTAVELVNAPLLYKGKVRELYDLGDEVLIVVTDRISAFDYVLDPAIPDKGNVLNRLSAFWFGQTKELIENHVVHIDVDRLGDIVRDREALKNRIMVVRKAERIDIECVVRGCITGGGWRQYQETGKVNGIELPKGLRKNAVLAEPIFTPAAKNDVGHDEDIPFEQMQELIGAELALELKEKSLKLFAFAREYCNDRGIILADCKFEFGLLDGKVILIDEIFTPDASRFWAKDKYALDIEIDSMDKEPVRTYLSASSWDKNSTPDPLPAEVVEETSRRYLDIYHRLTGKSL; encoded by the coding sequence ATGACATCAACGGCCGTATCCACAGCCGTGGAACTCGTAAATGCGCCGCTGCTCTACAAAGGTAAGGTTCGTGAGCTGTACGATTTGGGGGATGAGGTACTGATCGTCGTTACGGACCGCATTTCCGCATTTGATTACGTGCTGGACCCGGCGATTCCGGACAAAGGCAATGTGCTTAACCGGCTTAGCGCTTTCTGGTTCGGTCAGACCAAGGAGCTCATTGAGAACCATGTGGTTCATATCGATGTAGACCGGCTCGGGGATATTGTACGGGACCGCGAAGCACTGAAGAACCGCATCATGGTTGTCCGCAAAGCAGAGCGGATTGATATCGAATGTGTCGTGCGCGGCTGCATTACCGGCGGAGGCTGGCGGCAGTACCAGGAGACAGGTAAAGTGAACGGCATCGAGCTTCCCAAAGGGCTCCGCAAGAATGCGGTGCTGGCCGAACCGATTTTTACACCGGCAGCGAAGAATGATGTCGGCCATGATGAGGACATTCCTTTTGAGCAGATGCAGGAGCTGATTGGCGCGGAGCTTGCACTGGAGCTTAAGGAGAAGAGCCTGAAGCTGTTCGCTTTTGCCAGAGAATATTGTAACGACCGCGGCATTATTCTTGCGGATTGCAAATTCGAGTTCGGGCTGCTGGACGGCAAGGTCATCCTGATCGATGAGATTTTCACACCGGATGCTTCCCGTTTCTGGGCCAAAGACAAATATGCGCTGGATATCGAGATCGACAGCATGGATAAAGAGCCTGTACGGACGTACCTTTCGGCATCCTCCTGGGACAAGAATAGTACACCGGACCCGCTGCCGGCAGAAGTCGTTGAAGAGACCTCACGCCGTTACCTGGATATTTATCACCGCCTTACCGGGAAGTCGTTATAG
- the purF gene encoding amidophosphoribosyltransferase: protein MSYEIKTGNKQEAPILWTGDFYNEGTGSGDIFDTLKEECGVFGVFGHPEAASMSYYGLHALQHRGEESAGICVADGRDFNYHRGMGLVKEVFDKDKIASLIGDMSIGHVRYSTSGDSRLTNAQPLVFKYRDGDLAIATNGNIVNEPLIRKQLEQGGSIFQTTSDTEVLAHLIARSQKDFVEATKDALAQLVGGFAFLLMTNDKLIVASDPHGLRPLVMGRLGTAYVFASESCALEVIGAQLVRDIEPGELLVLDKDGFREDRFAEPKRKALCAMEYIYFARPDSDLNGSNLHSARKRMGSRMALEAFVDADIVTGVPDSSISAAIGYAEQTGIPYELGLIKNKYTGRTFIQPSQELREQGVKMKLSAVRRVVEGQRVVMIDDSIVRGTTSRRIVNLLREAGAAEVHVRITSPPFKNPCFYGIDTPDRRELIASYKTIAEMCEEINADSLAFLSPDGLIQSIGGYNSDDYKGGLCLSCFDNDYPTQVDFGGEEKDGCSC from the coding sequence ATGTCTTATGAAATAAAGACCGGGAACAAGCAGGAAGCCCCTATCCTGTGGACCGGCGACTTTTACAACGAAGGAACGGGCTCGGGAGATATTTTTGACACGTTAAAAGAAGAATGCGGCGTCTTCGGGGTCTTCGGACACCCGGAAGCCGCTTCCATGTCCTATTACGGCCTGCACGCCCTGCAACACCGGGGAGAAGAAAGCGCGGGCATCTGTGTGGCGGATGGACGCGACTTCAACTATCACCGCGGCATGGGCCTGGTGAAGGAAGTATTCGACAAAGATAAGATCGCTTCGCTGATCGGGGACATGTCTATCGGGCATGTGCGTTATTCGACCAGCGGAGACAGCCGGCTGACCAATGCGCAGCCGCTGGTCTTCAAATACCGTGACGGTGATCTCGCGATTGCCACGAACGGCAATATCGTGAATGAACCTCTAATCCGTAAGCAGCTGGAGCAGGGAGGCTCGATCTTCCAGACCACCAGCGACACCGAGGTGCTGGCGCATCTGATCGCGCGTTCGCAGAAGGATTTTGTCGAAGCCACGAAGGATGCCCTGGCCCAGCTGGTTGGTGGTTTCGCCTTCCTGCTGATGACCAACGACAAGCTGATTGTTGCTTCTGACCCGCATGGCTTGCGTCCCTTAGTGATGGGCCGGCTGGGTACGGCGTATGTCTTCGCTTCCGAATCCTGTGCACTCGAAGTCATTGGCGCCCAGCTGGTGCGTGATATTGAGCCGGGTGAGCTGCTCGTGCTGGATAAGGACGGTTTCCGCGAGGACCGCTTCGCGGAACCTAAACGCAAAGCACTGTGCGCGATGGAATATATCTATTTCGCCCGTCCGGACAGCGATCTGAACGGCTCCAACCTGCACTCCGCCCGCAAGCGGATGGGTAGCCGGATGGCGCTTGAAGCCTTTGTGGACGCAGATATCGTAACCGGCGTGCCGGATTCCAGTATCTCCGCAGCTATCGGCTACGCTGAGCAGACAGGCATCCCGTACGAGCTTGGACTGATCAAGAACAAGTATACCGGCCGGACCTTCATCCAGCCGAGCCAGGAGCTGCGTGAGCAGGGCGTGAAGATGAAGCTCAGCGCGGTGCGACGTGTCGTGGAAGGCCAGCGTGTAGTCATGATCGACGATTCCATCGTGCGCGGCACGACCTCGCGCCGGATTGTTAATCTGCTGCGCGAGGCCGGAGCGGCTGAGGTTCACGTGCGGATCACCTCGCCGCCGTTCAAGAATCCCTGCTTCTATGGCATCGATACCCCGGACCGCCGCGAGCTGATCGCCTCTTATAAGACAATCGCCGAGATGTGCGAGGAGATCAATGCGGATTCGCTTGCGTTCCTTTCACCGGATGGACTGATCCAGTCCATCGGCGGCTATAATAGTGACGATTACAAAGGCGGATTATGCCTGTCCTGCTTCGATAATGATTACCCCACGCAGGTGGATTTCGGTGGGGAAGAGAAGGACGGATGCTCGTGTTAG
- the purE gene encoding 5-(carboxyamino)imidazole ribonucleotide mutase — protein sequence MSVQVGVIMGSKSDYETMEHACAVLEELGVPYEKKVISAHRTPDLMFRYAEEAAERGLKVIIAGAGGAAHLPGMVAAKTTLPVIGVPVQSKALNGLDSLLSIVQMPAGIPVATVAIGRAGATNAGLLAAQIIGAFEPEVARKVQLRREATQREVLESSETL from the coding sequence ATGTCTGTGCAAGTAGGTGTCATTATGGGCAGCAAATCGGACTATGAAACTATGGAGCATGCATGTGCTGTGCTTGAGGAGCTGGGTGTGCCTTATGAGAAAAAGGTCATCTCTGCGCATCGCACACCGGATCTGATGTTCCGTTATGCCGAGGAAGCGGCGGAGCGCGGCTTGAAGGTGATTATCGCCGGAGCGGGCGGTGCGGCGCATCTGCCGGGTATGGTGGCAGCCAAAACGACGTTGCCGGTCATCGGTGTGCCTGTGCAGTCCAAGGCGTTGAACGGCCTGGACTCGCTGCTGTCGATTGTGCAGATGCCGGCTGGCATCCCGGTAGCCACGGTAGCCATTGGCCGTGCCGGAGCTACCAATGCAGGGCTGCTGGCTGCGCAGATCATCGGTGCATTCGAGCCGGAGGTGGCGAGAAAGGTGCAGCTGCGGCGCGAGGCAACCCAGCGCGAAGTGCTGGAAAGCAGCGAGACGCTATGA
- the purN gene encoding phosphoribosylglycinamide formyltransferase, protein MEWSRIAVFASGQGSNFAALVQAQQEGKLGGGSIELLVSDKPEAPVAQRAEEAGIPALLLRPKDFAGRELYEAAIVAELQRRDIGLIVLAGYMRLISPVLLEPYAGRIINIHPSLLPAFTGKDAIGQALDYGVKLTGVTVHFVDGGMDTGPVIAQHSVEVKPGDTADSLAERIHQVEYGLYPEVVAALAAGRVDLNGRITTIGEQ, encoded by the coding sequence ATGGAGTGGAGCCGGATCGCTGTATTTGCTTCGGGGCAGGGCAGCAATTTCGCCGCACTGGTCCAGGCGCAGCAGGAGGGGAAGCTCGGCGGAGGCAGCATAGAGCTGCTGGTCTCAGACAAGCCGGAAGCGCCTGTGGCACAGCGGGCGGAGGAAGCGGGAATTCCCGCCCTCCTGCTGCGGCCGAAGGACTTCGCGGGCCGCGAGCTGTACGAGGCAGCGATTGTTGCGGAGCTTCAGCGCCGGGACATCGGACTGATCGTGTTGGCCGGATACATGCGTCTGATCTCACCGGTGCTGCTTGAGCCTTACGCCGGACGGATCATCAACATCCATCCGTCGCTTTTGCCGGCCTTTACAGGTAAGGATGCGATTGGCCAGGCGCTGGATTATGGCGTGAAGCTGACGGGAGTGACGGTGCATTTTGTCGACGGCGGCATGGATACCGGACCGGTTATTGCCCAGCACAGCGTTGAGGTGAAGCCGGGAGACACAGCCGATTCACTTGCAGAACGTATCCACCAGGTAGAGTACGGGCTGTATCCCGAAGTGGTGGCAGCTTTGGCAGCCGGCAGAGTGGATCTGAACGGAAGAATAACGACAATCGGCGAACAATAG
- the purS gene encoding phosphoribosylformylglycinamidine synthase subunit PurS, whose amino-acid sequence MLKATVYVTIKKSVLDPQGVAVQGALHSVGFQEVESLRIGKYMELTLDTDNRAEAEGRLKEMCEKLLANTVIEDYRYELED is encoded by the coding sequence ATGTTAAAAGCGACAGTCTACGTCACCATCAAAAAAAGCGTGCTCGATCCCCAAGGTGTAGCCGTGCAAGGGGCGCTGCATTCTGTAGGTTTCCAGGAAGTTGAAAGTCTGCGCATCGGCAAGTATATGGAGCTGACCCTCGATACCGATAACCGCGCAGAAGCGGAAGGACGCCTCAAGGAAATGTGCGAGAAGCTGCTGGCCAACACGGTGATCGAGGATTACCGCTACGAATTGGAGGACTAA
- the purB gene encoding adenylosuccinate lyase, whose amino-acid sequence MIERYSRPEMRAIWTEENKFNAWLEVEICACEAWAELGVIPHEDAAKLRKDAKFDIARIDEIEQETRHDVIAFTRAVSESLGAERKWVHYGLTSTDVVDTALGYLLRQANEILEQDIIRFIEILKDKAVAYKDTPMMGRTHGVHAEPTTFGLKMALWYEEMKRNLERFRHAANGVQFGKISGAVGTYANIDPFVEEFVCRKLGTSPAPISTQTLQRDRHAEYMAALALVATSLDKFATEIRALQKSEIREVEEAFAKGQKGSSAMPHKRNPIGSENISGLSRVIRGHMVTAYENVPLWHERDISHSSVERIILPDATMLLNYMLNRFGNIVKNLTVFPDNMKRNMNRTFGVPFSGRILTKLIDKGFSREQAYDTVQPRAMQAWEEQTQFRDIVEATPEITAVLSPEEIEDAFNPSWHLKHVDTIFHKLELI is encoded by the coding sequence ATGATCGAACGTTACAGCAGACCTGAGATGCGGGCCATTTGGACCGAGGAAAATAAATTTAACGCGTGGCTGGAAGTTGAGATTTGCGCCTGTGAGGCTTGGGCCGAGCTGGGAGTGATCCCGCATGAGGATGCCGCGAAGCTGCGCAAGGACGCCAAATTCGACATCGCGCGGATCGACGAAATTGAACAGGAAACGCGTCATGATGTAATTGCTTTTACCCGTGCAGTATCCGAGAGCCTGGGTGCAGAACGCAAATGGGTGCATTACGGACTGACCTCCACGGACGTTGTCGATACGGCGCTTGGCTACCTGCTGCGTCAGGCCAACGAAATTCTGGAGCAGGATATCATCCGGTTCATTGAGATTCTTAAAGATAAGGCAGTAGCTTACAAGGATACCCCGATGATGGGCCGTACACACGGCGTACACGCTGAGCCAACGACTTTTGGACTCAAGATGGCGCTCTGGTATGAGGAAATGAAGCGTAATCTGGAGCGTTTCCGTCATGCGGCGAATGGCGTCCAATTCGGTAAAATCTCCGGGGCTGTCGGCACCTATGCCAACATAGACCCATTCGTTGAAGAATTTGTCTGCCGCAAGCTGGGCACCAGCCCGGCACCGATCTCCACACAGACGCTGCAGCGTGACCGTCACGCGGAGTACATGGCTGCGCTGGCACTGGTCGCCACTTCTCTGGACAAGTTCGCTACTGAAATCCGCGCTTTGCAGAAGAGTGAGATCCGCGAGGTGGAGGAAGCTTTTGCCAAAGGTCAAAAGGGATCATCCGCTATGCCACATAAGCGCAACCCGATCGGCAGCGAGAACATCTCCGGCCTGTCCCGCGTGATCCGCGGGCACATGGTTACAGCATACGAGAACGTGCCGCTGTGGCATGAACGCGATATCTCGCATTCCTCGGTAGAGCGGATCATTCTGCCGGATGCGACCATGCTGCTGAACTATATGCTGAACCGCTTCGGCAACATCGTGAAGAACCTGACTGTATTCCCGGACAACATGAAGCGCAACATGAACCGCACCTTCGGTGTTCCGTTCTCCGGCCGCATCCTGACGAAGCTGATCGACAAAGGCTTCAGCCGCGAGCAGGCATACGACACTGTACAGCCGCGTGCGATGCAGGCTTGGGAAGAACAAACACAGTTCCGTGACATCGTTGAAGCTACACCGGAAATCACTGCTGTGCTTAGTCCGGAAGAGATCGAGGATGCTTTCAATCCTTCTTGGCACCTCAAGCATGTGGATACCATTTTCCACAAGCTGGAGCTAATCTAA